A window of the Streptomyces sp. Ag109_O5-10 genome harbors these coding sequences:
- a CDS encoding ABC transporter permease has translation MTVTTSEPTPVAKTPESSGTRLVDRVFKMRELTILVVFLAMIAVTQAGNSQFLSAQGVKDLLLNATILVLVATGQSLVVITRNVDLSVGSTLGITAFAAGDYLHGGGNPVVAVLLAVLLGIGCGLLNGLLVSLGQVPALVVTLGTLYIIRGVDSIWVGSRQITAADLSGSFVAFGSGGLSAIPWLALIALAVLVATAYYLKHFGSGRELYALGSNPEAARLAGIPVRKRILTAYTFCGALAGLAGAMYLARFGNVDSGTGNGYELTVVSAVVVGGVVFTGGSGSVYGAALGALLLTSVNSVLPALGVSSVWVLAINGFLLLLAIAVDRIVAVRVAAALKKRSIRHA, from the coding sequence ATGACGGTGACCACCTCCGAGCCGACCCCCGTCGCCAAGACACCCGAGTCCTCCGGGACCCGGCTCGTCGACCGCGTCTTCAAGATGCGCGAACTCACCATCCTCGTCGTCTTCCTGGCGATGATCGCCGTCACCCAGGCCGGCAACAGCCAGTTCCTCTCCGCGCAGGGCGTCAAGGACCTGCTGCTCAACGCCACCATCCTGGTGCTGGTCGCCACCGGTCAGTCCCTGGTGGTGATCACGAGGAACGTCGACCTGTCCGTCGGCTCCACCCTCGGCATCACCGCCTTCGCCGCCGGCGACTACCTGCACGGCGGTGGCAACCCGGTCGTCGCCGTCCTGCTCGCCGTGCTCCTCGGCATCGGCTGCGGACTCCTCAACGGCCTGCTGGTGAGCCTCGGCCAGGTCCCCGCGCTCGTCGTCACCCTCGGCACCCTCTACATCATCCGGGGCGTCGACTCCATCTGGGTCGGCTCCCGGCAGATCACGGCCGCCGACCTGTCCGGCTCCTTCGTCGCCTTCGGCTCCGGCGGCCTGTCGGCGATCCCCTGGCTGGCCCTCATCGCCCTCGCGGTCCTGGTCGCCACCGCCTACTACCTCAAACACTTCGGCAGCGGACGGGAGTTGTACGCCCTCGGCTCCAACCCCGAGGCCGCCCGGCTGGCCGGCATCCCGGTCCGCAAGCGGATCCTCACCGCGTACACCTTCTGCGGCGCCCTCGCGGGACTCGCCGGGGCGATGTACCTGGCCCGGTTCGGGAACGTCGACTCCGGCACCGGCAACGGCTACGAACTCACCGTCGTGAGCGCCGTGGTGGTCGGCGGCGTGGTCTTCACCGGCGGCTCCGGGAGCGTGTACGGCGCCGCGCTGGGCGCGCTGCTGCTCACCTCCGTCAACAGCGTGCTGCCGGCCCTCGGGGTCAGCTCCGTGTGGGTGCTCGCCATCAACGGCTTCCTGCTGCTGCTCGCCATCGCCGTCGACCGGATCGTCGCGGTGCGGGTGGCCGCCGCCCTGAAGAAGAGGAGCATCCGCCATGCCTGA
- a CDS encoding sugar ABC transporter ATP-binding protein produces MTHPSDTGPAPVLALKDVSKSFGAVRALRDVSLELFPGEVHALAGENGAGKSTLIKTLAGVHRPDAGQVLLDGGPVVFHGPGDARDAGIAVIYQEPTLFPDLSIAENIFMGRRPRRALGRIDHKATRAATAALMKRLGVALDPDRPARGLSIADQQIVEIAKALSFDARVLIMDEPTAALTGSEVARLFGVVRTLRDQGAAVLFISHRLEEIFQICRRVTTLRDGARIAGELVDGMTEDDLVRRMVGRDLDELYPKHDVKPGEVALSVRRLTREGVFTDISFEVRSGEIVGLAGLVGAGRTEVARAVFGVDRWDAGDVEVRGRRLTNGAPSVAISAGLALVPEDRRAQGLVMDMSIERNIGLTGLRTTVKAGLVDRGAERSRSLDWAVRLQVKYARIADAVSTLSGGNQQKVVLAKWLATGPKVLIVDEPTRGIDVGTKAEVHRLLAELAADGVAVLMISSDLPEILGMADRVLVMHEGRITAEIPRSEASEETVMAAATGRAAA; encoded by the coding sequence ATGACCCACCCGTCCGACACGGGACCGGCCCCGGTGCTGGCGCTGAAGGACGTCTCGAAGTCCTTCGGTGCCGTGCGCGCCCTGCGGGACGTCTCCCTGGAGCTGTTCCCCGGCGAGGTGCACGCCCTCGCCGGGGAGAACGGCGCGGGCAAGTCGACGCTGATCAAGACGCTCGCCGGAGTGCACCGGCCGGACGCCGGCCAGGTGCTGCTCGACGGCGGGCCCGTCGTCTTCCACGGCCCCGGCGACGCCCGCGACGCCGGAATCGCCGTGATCTACCAGGAGCCCACGCTCTTCCCCGACCTGTCGATCGCCGAGAACATCTTCATGGGCCGTCGGCCCCGGCGCGCCCTCGGCCGGATCGACCACAAGGCCACCCGCGCGGCCACCGCCGCCCTGATGAAGCGGCTCGGCGTCGCCCTCGACCCCGACCGCCCCGCCCGCGGCCTGTCCATCGCCGACCAGCAGATCGTCGAGATCGCCAAGGCGCTCTCCTTCGACGCCCGGGTGCTGATCATGGACGAACCGACGGCGGCCCTCACCGGCAGCGAGGTCGCCCGCCTCTTCGGCGTCGTCCGCACCCTGCGGGACCAGGGCGCCGCCGTGCTGTTCATCTCGCACCGTCTCGAGGAGATCTTCCAGATCTGCCGGCGGGTCACCACCCTCCGGGACGGCGCCCGGATCGCCGGCGAGCTCGTCGACGGCATGACCGAGGACGACCTGGTACGCCGGATGGTCGGCCGCGATCTGGACGAGCTCTACCCCAAGCACGACGTGAAACCCGGCGAAGTCGCCCTGAGCGTGCGGCGGCTGACCCGCGAGGGGGTGTTCACGGACATCTCCTTCGAGGTGCGGTCCGGTGAGATCGTCGGGCTCGCCGGCCTGGTCGGCGCCGGCCGCACCGAGGTCGCCCGCGCGGTGTTCGGCGTCGACCGCTGGGACGCCGGCGACGTCGAGGTCAGGGGACGGAGACTGACCAACGGCGCACCCTCCGTCGCGATCTCCGCCGGCCTCGCCCTCGTCCCCGAGGACCGGCGCGCCCAGGGCCTGGTGATGGACATGTCCATCGAGCGGAACATCGGCCTGACCGGACTGCGTACGACCGTGAAGGCGGGCCTCGTCGACCGGGGCGCCGAACGCAGCCGCTCCCTGGACTGGGCGGTCCGGCTCCAGGTGAAGTACGCCCGGATCGCCGACGCCGTCTCCACCCTCTCCGGCGGCAACCAGCAGAAGGTCGTCCTCGCCAAATGGCTCGCGACCGGCCCGAAGGTACTGATCGTCGACGAGCCGACCCGGGGCATCGACGTCGGCACGAAGGCCGAAGTGCACCGGCTCCTGGCTGAGTTGGCCGCCGACGGGGTGGCCGTCCTGATGATCTCCTCCGACCTGCCCGAGATCCTCGGCATGGCCGACCGCGTGCTGGTGATGCACGAGGGCCGGATCACCGCCGAGATCCCGCGCTCCGAAGCCAGCGAGGAAACCGTGATGGCCGCAGCGACCGGGAGGGCCGCCGCATGA
- a CDS encoding bifunctional aldolase/short-chain dehydrogenase, with product MPTHPQAAALLSRSHRLGADPRNTNYAGGNTSAKGTAVDPVTGGDVELMWVKGSGGDLGTLGEGGLAVLRLDRLRALAGVYPGVDREDEMVAAFDYCLHGRGGAAPSIDTAMHGLVDAPHVDHLHPDSGIALACAADGEKLTAECFGDSVVWVPWRRPGFQLGLDVAAIKAANPRAIGCVLGGHGITAWGDSSEECERNSLHIIRTAEKFLAERGRAEPFGPVVEGYGALPEAERRERAAALAPYIRALASQDRAQVGHFTDSEVVLDFLARAGHPRLAALGTSCPDHFLRTKVRPLVLDLPPTAPVPEAVARLRELHAEYREEYAGYYRRHALPDSPAMRGADPAIVLVPGVGMFSFGKDKQTARVAGEFYVNAVNVMRGAEAVSAYAPIEESEKFRIEYWALEEAKLRRMPRPKALATRVALVTGAGSGIGRAIAHRLAEEGACVVVADLNAEGAAAVAEELGGADRAVAVTVDVTDEEQVVAAFRAAVLAFGGVDLVVNNAGISISKPLLETSARDWDLQHDIMARGSFLVSREAARVMTAQGIGGDIVYIASKNAVFAGPDNIAYSAAKADQAHQVRLLAAELGEHGIRVNGVNPDGVVRGSGIFAGGWGAQRAAVYGVEESKLGEFYAQRTILKREVLPEHVANAVFALTGGELTHTTGLHVPVDAGVAAAFLR from the coding sequence ATGCCCACCCATCCCCAGGCAGCCGCCCTCCTGTCCCGTTCCCATCGGCTCGGTGCCGATCCGCGCAACACGAACTACGCCGGCGGCAACACGTCCGCCAAGGGCACCGCCGTCGACCCCGTCACCGGAGGTGATGTCGAGCTGATGTGGGTGAAGGGGTCCGGTGGGGATCTCGGGACGCTCGGCGAGGGCGGGCTCGCCGTGTTGCGGCTGGACCGGTTGCGGGCGCTCGCCGGCGTGTATCCGGGGGTCGACCGCGAGGACGAGATGGTCGCCGCCTTCGACTACTGCCTGCACGGCAGGGGCGGGGCCGCGCCCTCCATCGACACCGCCATGCACGGGCTCGTCGACGCCCCGCACGTGGATCATCTGCACCCGGACTCCGGGATCGCGCTCGCCTGTGCCGCGGACGGTGAGAAGCTGACCGCCGAGTGTTTCGGGGACAGCGTGGTGTGGGTGCCGTGGCGGCGGCCGGGGTTCCAGCTGGGGCTGGACGTCGCAGCGATCAAGGCCGCCAACCCGCGGGCGATCGGGTGCGTCCTCGGCGGGCACGGGATCACCGCCTGGGGCGACAGCTCCGAGGAGTGCGAGCGGAACTCGCTGCACATCATCCGCACCGCCGAGAAGTTCCTGGCGGAGCGCGGGAGGGCGGAACCCTTCGGGCCCGTCGTCGAGGGGTACGGCGCGCTGCCCGAGGCCGAGCGGCGGGAGCGGGCCGCGGCCCTCGCCCCGTACATCAGGGCGCTCGCCTCCCAGGACCGGGCGCAGGTCGGGCACTTCACCGACTCCGAGGTCGTCCTCGACTTCCTCGCCCGGGCCGGGCATCCGCGGCTCGCGGCACTCGGGACCTCGTGTCCGGATCACTTCCTGCGGACGAAGGTACGGCCCCTCGTGCTCGACCTTCCGCCGACCGCACCGGTGCCGGAAGCCGTGGCACGGCTGCGCGAGCTGCACGCCGAGTACCGCGAGGAGTACGCCGGCTACTACCGGCGGCACGCCCTGCCCGACTCCCCCGCCATGCGCGGCGCCGACCCCGCGATCGTGCTCGTGCCCGGCGTCGGCATGTTCAGCTTCGGCAAGGACAAGCAGACCGCCCGGGTCGCGGGTGAGTTCTACGTCAACGCCGTCAACGTGATGCGCGGCGCCGAGGCCGTGTCGGCGTACGCGCCGATCGAGGAGTCGGAGAAGTTCCGGATCGAGTACTGGGCGCTGGAGGAGGCCAAGCTCCGGCGAATGCCGAGGCCGAAGGCGCTGGCGACCCGGGTGGCACTGGTGACGGGGGCCGGGAGCGGGATCGGGAGGGCGATCGCGCACCGGCTCGCGGAAGAGGGGGCCTGTGTCGTCGTCGCCGACCTCAACGCCGAGGGCGCGGCCGCGGTGGCGGAGGAACTCGGCGGGGCCGACAGGGCCGTCGCGGTCACCGTCGACGTGACGGACGAGGAGCAGGTCGTCGCCGCCTTCCGGGCCGCCGTGCTGGCCTTCGGCGGGGTCGACCTCGTCGTCAACAACGCCGGGATCTCCATCTCCAAGCCGCTGCTGGAGACTTCGGCGAGGGACTGGGACCTCCAGCACGACATCATGGCCCGCGGTTCCTTCCTGGTGTCGCGGGAGGCGGCGCGGGTGATGACCGCGCAGGGGATCGGCGGTGACATCGTCTACATCGCGTCGAAGAACGCCGTGTTCGCCGGGCCTGACAACATCGCCTACTCGGCGGCGAAGGCGGACCAGGCGCACCAGGTGCGGTTGCTGGCCGCGGAGTTGGGTGAGCACGGGATCCGGGTGAACGGGGTCAACCCCGACGGTGTGGTGCGCGGGTCGGGGATCTTCGCCGGAGGGTGGGGGGCCCAGCGGGCCGCCGTGTACGGGGTGGAGGAGTCGAAGCTGGGCGAGTTCTACGCGCAGCGGACCATCCTCAAGCGTGAGGTGCTGCCCGAGCACGTGGCGAACGCGGTGTTCGCGCTGACGGGTGGCGAACTCACCCACACCACCGGGCTGCACGTGCCCGTCGACGCGGGTGTGGCGGCCGCGTTCCTGCGATGA
- the rhaI gene encoding L-rhamnose isomerase, which translates to MTDLAAVKAALKTQAVETPSWAYGNSGTRFKVFAQQGVPRSPQEKLDDAAQVHAVTGVAPTVALHIPWDRMDGPDGYADLAKHAEDRGLRLGAINSNTFQDDDYRLGSICHPDAAVRHKAVGHLLECVDIMDATGSKDLKLWFADGTNYPGQDDIRARQDRLAEGLAEVYARLGEGQRMLLEYKLFEPSFYTTDVPDWGTAYAHCLKLGPKAQVVVDTGHHAPGTNIEFIVATLLREGKLGGFDFNSRFYADDDLMVGAADPFQLFRIMYEVVRGGGFTAEVAFMLDQCHNIEAKIPAIIRSVMNVQEATAKALLVDRGALADAQAAGDVLAANAVLMDAYDTDVRPLLREVREEMGLDADPLAAYRRSGWAERIVAERVGGQQAGWGA; encoded by the coding sequence GTGACCGACCTCGCCGCGGTGAAGGCCGCGCTGAAGACCCAGGCCGTCGAAACGCCGTCGTGGGCGTACGGAAACTCGGGGACCCGTTTCAAGGTGTTCGCCCAGCAGGGTGTGCCCCGCTCGCCGCAGGAGAAGCTGGACGACGCCGCGCAGGTCCACGCCGTGACCGGGGTCGCGCCGACGGTCGCCCTGCACATCCCGTGGGACAGGATGGACGGCCCGGACGGATACGCCGACCTGGCCAAGCACGCCGAGGACCGGGGCCTGCGGCTGGGGGCGATCAACTCCAACACCTTCCAGGACGACGACTACAGGCTGGGCAGCATCTGCCACCCGGACGCGGCGGTGCGCCACAAGGCCGTCGGTCATCTGCTCGAGTGCGTCGACATCATGGACGCGACGGGGTCGAAGGACCTCAAGCTGTGGTTCGCCGACGGCACCAACTACCCCGGTCAGGACGACATCCGGGCCCGGCAGGACCGGCTGGCCGAAGGGCTGGCCGAGGTGTACGCGCGGCTGGGCGAGGGGCAGCGGATGCTGCTGGAGTACAAGCTCTTCGAGCCGTCCTTCTACACGACCGACGTGCCCGACTGGGGGACTGCCTACGCCCACTGCCTCAAGCTGGGACCGAAGGCGCAGGTCGTGGTCGACACCGGCCACCACGCACCGGGCACCAACATCGAGTTCATCGTCGCCACGCTGCTGCGGGAGGGGAAGCTCGGCGGGTTCGACTTCAACTCGCGGTTCTACGCGGACGACGACCTCATGGTGGGGGCCGCGGATCCGTTCCAGCTCTTCCGGATCATGTACGAGGTGGTGCGGGGCGGCGGGTTCACCGCCGAGGTCGCCTTCATGCTCGACCAGTGCCACAACATCGAGGCGAAGATCCCGGCGATCATCCGGTCGGTGATGAACGTCCAGGAGGCGACGGCGAAGGCGTTGCTGGTGGACCGGGGGGCGCTGGCGGACGCGCAGGCCGCGGGGGATGTGCTGGCCGCGAACGCCGTGCTGATGGACGCGTACGACACGGATGTGCGGCCGCTGTTGCGGGAGGTGCGGGAGGAGATGGGGCTGGACGCCGACCCGCTTGCGGCCTACCGGCGGTCCGGGTGGGCCGAGAGGATTGTCGCCGAGCGGGTCGGCGGACAGCAGGCCGGCTGGGGTGCGTAA
- a CDS encoding ABC transporter permease, producing the protein MPDSLTRAVRWDTVVGALLIVLLVLSFGFVDGFGNALNLSFLIGNTLPIALIALPMTLLVVAGEIDLSVASTAGLSGAVMGRLWNEGMAIETIIPLCLLLGVVCGLVNGLLVTRLGLPSLAVTIGTLAAYRGIAQIVLGSDAVTDFPTQYLDFAAGRLGGTFLPRAFLPFLVLLVIAVVVLHATPFGRSLFAVGASEEAARFAGVRVKRHKLILFVATGFMASLTGVFWALHYASARYDNATGLELSVVAAVLLGGIDFDGGKGTLGGAIAGVFLLGALQNVMSLLNVSAQSQIVVTGVLLVVSVLGPRVARQIAHVRHRSVKVV; encoded by the coding sequence ATGCCTGACTCCCTGACCCGCGCGGTCCGCTGGGACACGGTCGTCGGCGCGCTGCTGATCGTCCTCCTGGTGCTGTCGTTCGGCTTCGTCGACGGCTTCGGGAACGCGCTCAACCTGTCGTTCCTGATCGGCAACACCCTGCCGATCGCGCTGATCGCCCTGCCGATGACCCTGCTGGTGGTCGCCGGCGAGATCGACCTCTCGGTCGCGTCGACCGCCGGGCTCTCGGGCGCCGTCATGGGCAGGCTGTGGAACGAGGGCATGGCGATCGAGACGATCATCCCGCTGTGCCTGCTGCTGGGCGTGGTCTGCGGGCTGGTCAACGGGCTGCTGGTGACCCGCCTCGGGCTGCCCTCCCTCGCCGTCACTATCGGCACGCTCGCGGCCTACCGGGGCATCGCGCAGATCGTGCTCGGCTCCGACGCGGTGACCGACTTTCCCACGCAGTACCTGGACTTCGCGGCGGGCCGGCTGGGCGGCACGTTCCTGCCGCGGGCCTTCCTGCCGTTCCTGGTGCTGCTGGTGATCGCCGTGGTGGTGCTGCACGCCACGCCGTTCGGGCGGTCTCTCTTCGCCGTGGGGGCGAGCGAGGAGGCGGCGCGGTTCGCGGGCGTCCGCGTCAAGCGTCACAAGCTGATCCTGTTCGTGGCGACCGGGTTCATGGCCTCTCTGACGGGGGTCTTCTGGGCGCTGCACTACGCGAGTGCGCGGTACGACAACGCGACCGGGCTCGAACTGAGTGTGGTGGCCGCCGTGTTGCTCGGGGGCATCGACTTCGACGGGGGCAAGGGGACGCTGGGCGGCGCGATCGCCGGGGTGTTCCTGCTGGGGGCGTTGCAGAACGTGATGAGTCTGCTGAACGTGTCCGCGCAGTCCCAGATTGTCGTGACCGGTGTGCTGCTGGTTGTTTCGGTGCTCGGCCCGAGGGTGGCGCGACAGATCGCCCACGTCAGGCACAGGAGTGTGAAGGTCGTCTGA